CCCCATCAAAGCAGAGCACGTTCCCCGAGCCTCTGGAAGTGCCTCGCCTTCACCCGAATTAACAGCTGCTGACAGCTCCGGCACACGCCAAGTCCAGGCTGTAATATTCTGGCACTTCACATCACAAAATGACAAGGCATTATCCATCAAGTGCTCTCCCGGTACGAGGGCAGGCACAGCGCCGGGCACGACACCCACCCTCCGGCAGCAGGCTGCGGGGTGGCCGAGCCCTCGCACGGGCACCTGGCACTCGTGCAAGAGCTGGGCCAAAGCCCCGTCTGCTGCACCACGGCCTGGGCTTCCCCGGGGAGCCCCGCTGCCCACACCgtgccctgcacagccccggctcGCCCagcgtcccccccccgccccacaggcACAGCACTGATCCACCAGCCTTGATTTGGGATCAGATCCCCCTCTCACAGCTCTTGTGCCGTGCGTGGCTGGCTCTGCCCACGTGGGGTGAGCCCCACGGCAGGGCCCCGGCCCCAGGAGGGTTCTCCCAGGGACATTCGGACCATCGCGGGGTCCCTGGCAGCGCATCTcccctccccacgtccccagctGCTGGCACAGACGCTGCCATCCACGGGGGCACCGGGATCGGGGGGGCCCATGTGGGCACACCCCCTCCTCGACTGGAGTTTGCTGATCTCGTTAGCAACTCAGCTGGGAAGGATGGGAACTTGCCACTTGTCCGTGGAAAGGAGAACTGGTATGGTGCAATTAATCACAATAACTCCatctggataaaaaaaaaaatcattattttgttttaaagagcacAAAGAACAAGTTGTCCTTTAAGAACATGATAATTGCAGGCTTTAAATGTAGGCTTTGAGGCTGGCAGGCTGTTCCCAGCTCCAGTCATGACGTCCAGGAATGCGGGATTTTGCCACCTGGCCCcggtgctgctggaggagccgAGGTGGCAGGGAGGGACGCGGGGCTGCCGAGCCCCGGCTTAATTTCTCCATCCAATTGCATTACATCTGTAAAGCTCAGATGCTTCACAAGAAATTATCACCAACACCCGTCAGCACCCGGCCTGTCGGAGCAAGTTAATGATTTGTCACCGGGGCTCTGCCCGCGCGTCACAGCGATTACGGCAGGGCTCCTTCCAGCAGCCAAAGGTCTCTCCCCCGCCAGCGAAGCACAGGCGCTTCACCCAGCCACCCACCCCCAAAAGCCACGGGGGGGACCACGGCGCACCCCTCACCACGGGGTGCCCCACGGCACAGGGTCTGTGCCTCCCCCGGGAGGGCACGGCCGCTCCCTTGCCTTCCCCGCCTCCCGCGGGTTTGATCACCCGGGCGTGGGATATTTGGAAAACACCGAGCGAGCATtccacccccgccccgccgccagctCCGGCCCCCGCGCGGGGTCTTGAAAGGAGCCCGAGGACTCGCTGGGCTCAAGCGCAGCCGTGGCGGGGGGACCCGGCGAGCCCCGGCATCCGCAGGCACAGTGCGAGGCTCTGGCCCCGTCTGCGAAGCCATCGCGGAGCCGAGCGACTGAGGCACGTCGAAATGCCTCTGGGCCTGTCAACAGCCACAGCACAACCCATCAGGGCCAGCGTATTTAGATGGGTATTTCAAACCTCTGCCTAATTAGAAACATCCCCATCTCCCCCCGCAGCCCTCGACCAGCCGTGCAGCATTCCCACACCAGAGGTGGGGGCGAGGAGCTCTGCCCATCGAGGCACCTGCGCGGCTCCAAAGCCAACCCAGTTTAAGCACAGACGTGATGTTTTGCTGCTTAGGTCAAGTTTGAAGACCTGAGGGAGTACCTGCACCTTCacaccccccccgtcccccacCGCTTTGCCACACAGTGTCCATGGGGAAGGGGGGTAAAACCAACCCTCCCGAAGCAGAGAACGCTGCAGCGATTCAAGACACCGATGCAGCCCTGGTGTCCCCCCGAGCTGCcaccccagcacacacagaccgACCTGGGACACTCCACGGTCTCATGGGGCTGAGAGCCACCACCCAACCCCCGGCTCTGGGTGATGCCAAGTGCCCCCCACACCCCGGCTGGGTGGGAAAGCACCACTGGAATCAAGGTAAAAGCTGAAGTCCAAGGTAGGCTTGTACTGATTTAATAGAAATTAAGtttctttttaacttctcttAATTAGAAGCCAGTCTAATTTAAACCTTCCAGACTAGCACAAGCCTCAGTACAGATGCTGCAATTAAAGTCTTGCGAGTTCTCTGCAAAGAGGCTCCGCTTCCCCAGCCTGCGAAGCGGGGGCCAAGGGCAGCTCCGCTCCCAAAGGCTCTGCCATCTGCGAGCGGCAGCGCGCCCGGCAGCAGCGCCGGCTTAAACCCCGGAGATCTGGAAGTGCGATAAAAAGCCAAATCCCATCTAGTGCTCCCACACCAAACCACAGCCTCGAAGGGAAACCATCGTCACAGGAACAGCCTCAGCTGAAAAAGCCATGCAGCTGCACCCCactgcctgtcccagctgctaGAGCTGATTAGGGATTTCAGGTGGGGGAAACAAAGGGGAGAGTTAATGGGATTAGGACAGCGCTGACCATTACACCCAAACACGGCGCTGGGACCAGAGGGAAAATCCTCCAAGGTCCCCGGCTGCAGCCAAGCCACGAGCCACCCGCTCTGCTGAGGTGGTCCATGAGGCACAGATCACTGGCGTGCTgggccccggcaccccccggcagCCCGGCTCGGCCCCACCGGGACGCGGGCGCTTCCTGGAGCCAGGGAGGACGCGCCACATCGCCCAGACAATGGACTGGAACCGTCATTGTCTGGGCGCAAGGGCCCTGCCGCGGCCGCCCACCTGCCCCCGGCGCCCCGCCAGCGTTGGGGACCCACATCTCCCCCAGCGCCCGCGCAGGAGCCAGCCCTGGAGCGGAAAACCCCCCTCAGCCACTGATGCCAGGAGCTCTGCGCGTTCCCGTCCTGATGGCCAACTTGTTTAAGCCAAATTAGCAGTAAAATGGGTTTTTCATAATACTTTATGGAAATCCTCCAAAGCGATGAACAATTACAGGCTTCAGATGTGCAAAGGCTGTTGCAGCGGGTACCCCACACTCTTCCAGCCGACTGATAAAACACCGACAAGGACACAGAAAGGGACCTTAAAATCTCCCCAGCGCTGTTACCGGCTGGGCCGGACACCGGCTGCCCCCGAGAGCGGAGCCAGGAGCGGACCCTGCGGGCACTGCACGCCCCCGATGGGGCTGACAGCCCGGAGCGaacgcccccggccccgctccagCCCCGCGGCAGCTGGCAGCGAGACGCCTcgcccccggctccccgccggcAGACAGACAGACGCACGCGAGGCCGCCGGGTGTCGGGGCTGGCAAGTGGGACCAGCGCCCAAACCAGCACGACACGGGCGGGAGCTGCAGTGGCTGCGCCCAGTCGGGTCACGGGGCATCCTCAGCCCCCACCAGCGCGGGGAAGCCGACGGGGAGTATCGGGGGCTCGCCCAGGCACCCCAACAGCATCGCGGGAAAGCCAAGGGGGCACAGGAACACGGCTGAAGGCAGCTGCCGTCACCCCCGCACGGGCAGGACAGCGGCGTGGGTCACCCAGGCCCAGCCCCGGCCAGCGGCCGTGCCCTCCCGGCCGGCGTTGCCGCTCCTCTCGCCGCACAAACGTCTCGCCAAGTGGCTCGCATGACAGCCCACGTTTTCCCTCTCGGGGCAACTCCCAGCAATGTTTCAGCATTATCCTTTCATCCGTGCTGCAAACCTGATTAATTAAGCTAATCGCTCACTAACGCAATTAGGGTGCTCTGTCCTCCCCTAACACCCGAGTTTCGCTCCCGCCGTGTTTCCCGGCGCGGGCACCCGCTGTCAGCCGCTGCCGGGGGGCTCGGTTGGGACACCCCCTCCCGCCGAGCAAAGGCGTGCCCACGGCTCCGCCATCCCGGGTGACGCGAGGCCACCCCGATCCCTCCGCGACCCCCTGGGACCCCCGGCCACGCGCTCCGCAAGCCCGGCTGCGGgcgaggggcagccccgggcagcgcggcggggaCGGACGGTGGCCTCGAGCGGGCGCCGGCAGCACGCGGCCATCGGGCGTGACTCGCGGCACGGCGGCCGCGGCACCCAGCAGCCACGGGTGACGTAAGAGCCCCACGGCCACCTGGGCGAGGAGCAGCGTGCCAAGGCCTCGCCCGCAGCCCCGCCACCGCCCCGACGCCTCGCCCGCGGAGCCGCGACTCCGGGCGGTGCCGGGGACGAAGCCGCCGCCTGGCACCGGGGCGCGGGGACGCAACTTCCCAACTCGCTCCCGCGGCACCgggcggggacggggacagcgCGGCCGCCCGCGGGGGGCTCACCCCGGGgacccgcccgcccggccccacGCAGgacgggccccgccgcccccgccgcggccccccgcgggccgggccgcgctcccggggcggggcgggggcacagggcgctgccgccggcgggGAGCCCTACCCCGAGCGGCGGGACCGGCCCGGAGCGCCCAGCGCGGACCCACGGGTGCTCCCAGCCCGAGCGCGGCCGCTCCCCAGCCCAGGACACCCGGttgccccggccccctccccccagctccgggccgggcccccccgggccccgctcACCTGCGCGGCGCTTCCCTGCGCGGACACTGGCGGCCGCCGCGCTCCTGCCCGAACAAAAGGGAGCAGCGCCccgcgcgccgccccgcccccgccgcgcgccccgccccgcgccccgccggacCGCTATTGGACCGCCGGCACGTCCGTCAAGCCCTTGGCACGCCGGGCACCGCCCCCGCCGGACGTGTTTATCCGCTCTCCATTGGCGagggcgcggccgccccgcccttCGCCGGCAGGTGATTGGGCAGCGGGGCGAGGtgggcggggcgaggcggcgggcggggcagGGCGCGACGGCCGGGGGACCACCTGGGTGACGTCactgggcggggcgggggcgggggcaaggaccctccccggggcggggccAGGACGTACCTgggcagggcgggggcagccccgggggggcggggacCCCCGGGCACGTACGTGGGGTGCGGGGACCCCGGGGGTGCGGGGAGCCCTCCCCCAGCAGGGCGGACCCCTGCGAGGGCGCTCGGGCCCCCCGCGGCCTCGCCCCTGCGTGTCcccccgggcagcgcccgccttccccccccacccccgggctgggcaccccggggctgcagcacccggccgggaggggagcggagcgcgggggggctcggggctccccagctgtgcccccgctccccccgcccgccccggcctgGCCAGGCCGCCATCGCAGCCCTCGTGTGGCCCCGGTCCCCCGCAGCACCCACGGGCAGCGGGTCCGGCCCTGGAGCATCACCCGGGCCCGGGAAGGGGCTTCACCCCCCCGGGCGGGGAACCTGCGGCAGGAGCCGGCAGCGAGAGGCGCTGGGGGAGGGCTCGGGCGCTGCCGCCCGCGTCACCCCCGGCCCCGGCCAGACTGGTCCAGCCGGGTGCTGCCGCCGTGTCCCGGCTCAGCCGCGTTCCGCCAGCCCTGGGTGAAGCCTCCGTCACCCAGCGCCTGCGTCACCGGGGAGCACCCGGCACCAGGGCACGGCCCAGCCCCCGGTGGGACCCTCGGGCCCTTAAAACCTCATTTATGTTCTGTCTTGGTCAAGGTCAGGGGATTCAGGGAAGAGCAGCGCTGCCTTCGTGGCAGTAACCCGCGGAGGCCTGCAGGCTCGCCCCCCCGCATCCCACCTCATGTCCCTGCTCGCCCCCCCATatcccacccctgcacccccccgcaGCCCGGCTCTGCCGGCCCCATGTGCCACGGGGGATGGTGGCCACACTCGCAGCCCGGGCCACTGCCGGGGTCACGCGCCGCTCGCAGAGCTGCTACGCCCAGTGCCGGACCCCGCTTGAGGGACCGTGGAGCCGCGAGGGGACCCCGGGGaccccagcccagggctggggggggcttcTCCCGGCGCTGGCAAGAAGCCGTGTGCCCCAACGTGAGCCTGGGGCTGGCGAGGGGACGCTGTGCCCAGGCGCGTGTCGGAGCGGGGTGCAGGCCCCGCGGGCCCTGTGCCACCCTCGCCAGGTTTGTTGGGGAGATAAACAAGCCTTTGCCCCCCGGGCCGTGACGCCAGCGCTGGGCTGAGCTCTTCCCGCTGATCCGGGCTCAAGCGCCGCCGGCCGCGCCCCGCTGGGCTGTCGCTGTGACCCATCGGTGACAAACCCCGCTGCTCCCGAGGGACGGGACAGCCCTGCCCGGCACAGGGACGCACAGCGCTGCCTCCCCTTAGCTCTGCCCCGAGCCCCCAGCCCTGACCGCGGGTCTGGGGGCTCAGCCCCGTCCCCCGTCCCGGTGCCCTGCgcaagggcagagctgggaaagCCCTGGTGCATGGGAGctgcggggcagggcagggtggggtgctggcagcctccccgccgcccccttcttcccttccctcccccggGGCCAACGCCGTGATTCAGCCTCTCGGTTTCAGTCCTCGCAGCCAACTTCCACGGGCAGCCGGAATGCTCCGGCGCAGCAGGGAGGAGCGAGGGCCGCGGCCGCCCGACGCCCCGTGCCCAGGGCAGGCGTGGGCTTGTCAGCAGCAACGGCGGCCCCTGAAACGGGCCCCAAAACGCCCTGACACCGGCGGGAGGGTGGGCTGTCTCCCCCTGCCACCCTGAACCAGCATCGGGGGGCACAGGCTGCACCCTCTGGACCAGCAGCAGGACAATGCACCCCCCAGGGAGCAGTGTCAGGGTGATgcacccccccaaaaccaccaGCAGCTGATGCACATCGCACCCCAACACCTGTATCGGGGTGAGGCATGCTGCCCCCAGCCACAAGGCGGGGTCACACCCCCCAGTGTGTTCGTGGCCCCCaagcctccccagccccacaagccccctcagcccccctgCAGGGTCTCCCCCACTTTATGGGGGCACCCAGCCCCCCAGCCCATCCTCCCGCTCCCACCCGAGCGGCTGGCTCCTGCAGAAcaccccagccccagggagccccaagGTGGAGGCAGCTGTGAAAAGACCGGTCCGGATTTTATTAAAAGTTCAGCAccagtaaatataaaaaaaaaaaaaaagcgactGTGCAAGTCGGGAAGTATTAAATTAACGGAGCTTAAGGCTACAGAGGGCTGGTGTGGGGAAAATTCAAGGCACACGCAGGGCACAGGCGACGCAGCCTCACCAGGCTGCAGCCACGCAGCGGCACGGGGACACCAGCACACCCCGAGCCCCGCGGTAGCCCCGGGCACCCCGAAGGGACCCTGGACTctgggggctggcggggggccgGAGGCACCAGAGCAGGAGCCCCGAGGAGCCCCAGGAGGGGCAGCACCATGCATTGCTCCCGGAGCAGGGgcagccccccaaaaccctcGAGACAACATGGGGGTCAATCCTGGCACACGGTCCACAGGTCCTGGGAGGAGCGGAGGGACACCGGAGACAGGGAtggcccgggggggggctcctgggcaggcaggggggtTCGGCGGTGCCGGTGCTCCACCGAGGGGAATCGGGCTGCGCTCAGGGCAGCAGACGTCCCAATGGCCAAGGCAGCCCTGCCGCTGGGCACCGGGCAGGATCAGCCCTTCCCTGCGAGCCCGTTTCTGCACGGCGGCTGGCAGGAGCTCGAAGCCTGACGTCCCCGGGATGACGTCACAGGGCCACCGCCGGCCAGCTCTGTCAGGGCCGGGCACCCCTTCGCCTGGCTCATCGCAGGGTCTCTGCAAAATAGGGGGGGCTCGGTGGCACCGGGGCGCAGGTgccagcctccccccaccccgcagcacGGGCCCCAGCCCCGCATCAGGAACCTTGGTCAGCTTTGTCCCCCTTGGTCTTGGGCTCCTGCCACCACTCTGCGAAGAAGCCCTCCTCGTAGTCGCCTTCGCCCTCGAACTCGCCATCAGAGGGCAGGTCCCGCGCCGCCAGCCCCTCGCCGCCGTCCACCTCCATCTGCAGCGCGGgacgggcaggaggaggcagcggggccCCGTCCGCAGCCTCTTCTCCAGGGCTGGTTCAAGGGTCGGACCCCCCCGCCCGAGGAAGGGCCCTGCCCTGGGGTacccacagcacccacccgcaccacccagcacccccaaaagCGCCCGGCTGCACCCACGCCGGGGCCATCGTCTACCTCATCGTCAGCCTGCAGGTACTGCCGGGCGAAGTCCAGCATCTTCTTCTGGGCCGCCGTCCGGTTGTGGTAGCGCACGGCTTCCTGGGCacggggagggagcggggcctGCGTCAGcccccccgctgccggcagagccaCGGGAccggggggctgggggtcctCACCGGCCGGGGCTCGAAGTCCTCGTCCTGCAGGCGCCAGCGCTCGCGGTGGAAGCGGTAGTAGACCAGGTTCTGCTGCATCACGGCGTCGCCCGGGTCGAAGAGCATGTAGCTGGAGACGCTGCGCACCGCGTCCCGCACGTCGTTCACTGCCGGGAGCAGCAGCGCCGGGTGATGGGGGGTGACACCCccgcagcaccccggggtgccccgtGGCCACAGTCCCCCGCTCCCACCGGCACTCACGCTTGTAGTAGGCAAACTGCAGGTAGTGGTACATGGTGGCCACGAACTTCTCCACAAAGTAGCCGCCCACGTTGGGGGTGAGCTCGGTCTCGCAGTCCACCTTGCACTGCAGCACGCTCACAAAGTGGTCTGGGGGGAGGCATCAGGCGCTGTGAcccatcgccccccccccacccccagcctgctggcccccggccccccgcccggTCACCTGCGATGGCGGGGTAGAAGTCCTTGAACTCCTGCAGCTCGTAGGCGCCCTCGCAGCCGGCCAGGCAGTCCTCGTAGGCCTTGTAGTACTCGGCCAGCGCCTGCTCCATGTCGGCCGCGCTGCTCCGGAAGTCCCCGTTGTTGTACAGCTTCACCGACCGCACGAATATCGGCTGCCGGGGACCAAGCGGGTGCCGCTCACCTCCTCGCCGGGCGCCGCAGCCCgccagcagcacccacctgccctgctccccccccagCATGGGCCCCACTGAGATGCTttttggggggcaggaggggagcgaCCAGGGCTCAGCGAGGGACAGCCGCTTCCCTCGGGGTTCGGCAGGACCAGGCGCACCCGAGCCCTGGGGAGCCCCTCTCGCACCCcagccccgtcccctccccaccTCATAGGGCTGAGCCTCCAGGTCGACCAGGTATTCATCCACGTCCAGCATCGTCCGGTAATAGTTCAGGTACTTCAAGGTCATCTCGTGCTTGG
This window of the Strix uralensis isolate ZFMK-TIS-50842 chromosome 22, bStrUra1, whole genome shotgun sequence genome carries:
- the P3H4 gene encoding endoplasmic reticulum protein SC65 — encoded protein: MGGAALALAVLAAGLCAAQYEEYSVRGFPAAALEPLQRAYARALAQYAGAQWAESARELEASLRLHRLLRDSEAHCHRRCAAPAEGDPAEEPPAERDPAAWEWERELQLFGRLLRRAGCLRACKRDLPVFQLRYPPAQTLRDFQRRLPYQYLHYALFKSNKIEKAVSAAHTFLQKNPKHEMTLKYLNYYRTMLDVDEYLVDLEAQPYEPIFVRSVKLYNNGDFRSSAADMEQALAEYYKAYEDCLAGCEGAYELQEFKDFYPAIADHFVSVLQCKVDCETELTPNVGGYFVEKFVATMYHYLQFAYYKLNDVRDAVRSVSSYMLFDPGDAVMQQNLVYYRFHRERWRLQDEDFEPRPEAVRYHNRTAAQKKMLDFARQYLQADDEMEVDGGEGLAARDLPSDGEFEGEGDYEEGFFAEWWQEPKTKGDKADQETLR